In Streptomyces asoensis, a single genomic region encodes these proteins:
- a CDS encoding sensor histidine kinase produces the protein MTRRIVWTLLVLTCVLLMLAVVPLAVSLTARERVAHRDSQRAATRVIAAAAEEHLSDGKPDTVVRKEIAAAARAGDCVAVYDSSARLVTGTRCEAARGDEAEELVEDVLRGREPEPPESEGRLLTAEPAGDVRAPAGAVVLARSATPLDARIAAIWGWSAAIGVAGLAASVLLSVRLARWVSRPLSTLDASAQRLGEGALDERADVGAGPPEVRRLAATFNTMAARTEALVHGHRAVIADVSHQLRTPLAALRLRLDVLAAGSDDATAADLAAAQEEISRLSRLVDGLLAVARAEQATPRPTPVRVAEVLGERVAAWAPVAEERGVRLAAGSGGEGPTVALGAGHLEQILDNLIANAVDAVPSGGSIRIDGRAAGGTARLRVRDDGPGMTTDAKAVAFRRFGNPEAGGTGLGLAIVHRLVTVNGGTVWLEDTPGGGLTVVMELPLWPERTGGPRSLPDPKKT, from the coding sequence GTGACCCGGCGGATCGTCTGGACGCTCCTGGTCCTGACCTGTGTGCTGCTGATGCTGGCGGTGGTACCGCTGGCCGTGTCGCTGACGGCACGCGAGCGTGTCGCCCACCGCGACAGCCAGCGCGCGGCCACCCGGGTGATCGCCGCGGCAGCGGAGGAACACCTCTCCGACGGCAAACCCGACACCGTCGTACGCAAGGAGATCGCTGCCGCGGCGCGGGCGGGTGACTGCGTCGCCGTGTACGACTCCTCCGCACGCCTCGTGACCGGTACGCGGTGCGAGGCGGCGCGAGGGGACGAGGCGGAGGAGTTGGTCGAGGACGTGCTGCGCGGACGCGAGCCGGAGCCCCCGGAGAGTGAGGGGCGCCTGCTGACCGCGGAACCCGCCGGTGACGTGCGCGCGCCCGCCGGCGCCGTGGTCCTGGCCCGTTCCGCGACTCCCCTCGATGCCCGGATCGCCGCGATCTGGGGCTGGTCCGCGGCCATCGGTGTCGCGGGGCTCGCCGCCTCCGTCCTGCTGTCCGTCCGCCTCGCACGCTGGGTGAGCCGGCCACTGTCGACACTGGACGCTTCGGCGCAGCGGCTGGGAGAGGGCGCTCTGGACGAGCGGGCCGATGTGGGAGCAGGTCCGCCCGAGGTGCGCCGCCTCGCCGCCACCTTCAACACGATGGCGGCGCGGACGGAAGCCCTGGTGCACGGGCATCGAGCCGTGATCGCGGACGTGTCCCATCAACTGCGCACCCCGCTGGCCGCGCTGCGGCTGCGCCTCGATGTCCTGGCCGCCGGCTCGGACGACGCCACGGCCGCCGATCTCGCCGCCGCCCAGGAGGAGATCTCCCGCTTGTCCCGGCTCGTCGATGGACTGCTGGCGGTCGCGCGTGCCGAGCAGGCCACACCACGCCCGACCCCCGTGCGGGTGGCCGAGGTGCTGGGCGAGCGGGTGGCCGCCTGGGCGCCCGTCGCCGAGGAGCGCGGCGTCCGGCTGGCCGCCGGATCCGGCGGTGAGGGTCCGACCGTCGCGCTGGGAGCGGGTCACCTGGAGCAGATCCTCGACAACCTGATCGCCAACGCCGTGGACGCGGTGCCCTCCGGCGGAAGCATCCGCATCGACGGCCGGGCGGCCGGGGGCACCGCCCGGTTGCGCGTCCGGGACGACGGTCCCGGGATGACGACCGATGCGAAGGCGGTCGCCTTCCGCCGGTTCGGCAATCCCGAGGCCGGCGGTACCGGGCTGGGGCTCGCCATCGTCCACCGCCTCGTCACCGTCAACGGCGGCACGGTGTGGCTGGAGGACACCCCAGGGGGCGGGCTGACTGTCGTGATGGAGCTTCCGCTGTGGCCGGAGCGAACCGGCGGACCGAGATCTTTACCGGATCCGAAGAAGACGTGA
- a CDS encoding nicotinate phosphoribosyltransferase, with protein MSDATTTDLYEVTMAMSYLREGMTAPATFSLFVRDLPPGRGFLIAAGTESALDHLSGLRVGPEDVDAFASALHRPPADLEPLLGMEFTGRVRAVPEGRVVLAGEPLLEVTAPLPQAQLVETYVLSLLSHQTAIASKAVRCVLAAAGHPVVDFSLRRAHGPQAGFQAARLGALTGFAGTSNVAAATALGIPAVGTMAHSYVEAFASEDDAFRAFARCHPGPVTLLVDTYDTEEGVRLAARVLRDLDRGPGSAVRLDSGDLAVLAARARTILDGAALPDVRIVASGGLDEYAVDDLVRSGAPIDTYAVGTRVGVAADAPYLDSAYKMVQFDGRPVMKLSSAKVTSPGPKQVYRRPGRPDVIALADEPAPDGGVALLETVMDKGRRTAEPAALEQSRARCAADLAGLPSAALRIRNPVAPRAMTSERLDALTARVRQGIEDLASHRSVLQP; from the coding sequence ATGTCGGACGCGACGACCACCGACCTGTACGAAGTCACGATGGCCATGTCCTACCTGCGTGAGGGGATGACCGCCCCGGCCACGTTCAGCCTTTTCGTCCGCGATCTGCCTCCGGGGCGCGGCTTCCTGATCGCGGCCGGGACGGAGTCCGCGCTGGACCACCTGTCCGGCTTGCGGGTCGGTCCCGAGGACGTCGACGCCTTCGCCTCGGCCCTGCACCGGCCGCCGGCAGACCTCGAGCCGCTGCTCGGCATGGAGTTCACCGGCCGGGTGCGCGCGGTGCCGGAGGGGAGAGTGGTACTTGCGGGCGAGCCGCTGCTGGAGGTGACGGCGCCGCTGCCGCAAGCGCAACTGGTGGAGACGTATGTGCTGAGCCTGCTCAGCCATCAGACGGCGATCGCCTCGAAGGCCGTGCGCTGTGTGCTCGCCGCGGCGGGTCACCCGGTGGTGGACTTCTCCCTGCGGCGCGCTCACGGCCCACAGGCCGGATTCCAGGCGGCTCGCCTCGGCGCACTGACCGGTTTCGCCGGAACCAGCAACGTGGCCGCGGCGACCGCCCTCGGCATACCGGCCGTCGGCACCATGGCCCACTCCTACGTGGAGGCGTTCGCCTCCGAGGACGACGCGTTCCGCGCCTTCGCCCGCTGCCACCCGGGCCCCGTGACCCTGCTGGTCGACACCTACGACACCGAGGAGGGAGTCCGTCTCGCGGCACGCGTCCTGCGGGACCTGGACCGGGGGCCCGGCAGCGCCGTACGGCTGGACAGCGGCGACCTCGCGGTCCTCGCCGCCCGTGCACGGACGATCCTCGACGGGGCCGCCCTGCCGGATGTGCGGATCGTCGCCAGCGGCGGCCTCGACGAGTACGCCGTGGACGACCTGGTGCGCTCCGGGGCACCGATCGACACCTACGCCGTCGGCACGCGCGTCGGAGTGGCGGCGGACGCACCGTATCTGGACTCCGCCTACAAGATGGTGCAGTTCGACGGCCGTCCGGTCATGAAGCTGTCATCGGCGAAGGTCACCTCACCCGGTCCCAAGCAGGTGTACCGCCGGCCCGGCCGGCCGGACGTGATCGCTCTCGCGGACGAGCCGGCACCGGACGGTGGCGTCGCGCTGCTCGAGACGGTCATGGACAAGGGCCGGCGCACCGCTGAGCCGGCCGCCCTGGAGCAGTCCCGGGCGAGGTGTGCCGCCGACCTGGCCGGTCTGCCGTCCGCGGCCCTGCGGATCCGGAATCCGGTCGCACCCCGAGCCATGACCTCCGAGCGGCTGGACGCGCTCACTGCCCGCGTCCGGCAGGGCATCGAGGACCTCGCATCACATCGTTCGGTATTGCAGCCATGA
- a CDS encoding response regulator transcription factor — protein sequence MNTEAGAAEETRVLVVEDDRGIAESLVRGLRQAGYAVEDVRTGGAALAADSPDVVLLDLGLPDIDGVEVCRRLRARSDAAIIAVTARGEEADRVVALDEGADDYLVKPFGLAELLARIRAVLRRRRPAGPEIVRHGPLTLDLRTRQVSVDGRAVALTPKEFGILECLAADPGRVLSRQQILERAWDSHWYGPTKVLDVHIAALRRKLDVPGLVETVYGHGFRLGTVQASPEQP from the coding sequence ATGAACACGGAGGCCGGCGCGGCCGAGGAGACGCGGGTACTGGTCGTGGAGGACGACCGCGGTATCGCGGAGTCGTTGGTACGCGGGCTGCGGCAGGCCGGTTACGCCGTCGAGGACGTCCGCACCGGCGGCGCCGCGCTGGCCGCCGACTCACCCGACGTCGTCCTGCTGGATCTGGGGCTGCCCGACATCGACGGTGTCGAGGTGTGCCGGAGGCTGCGGGCCCGCTCGGACGCCGCGATCATCGCGGTCACCGCACGCGGCGAGGAGGCGGACCGGGTGGTGGCTCTCGACGAGGGAGCCGACGACTACCTGGTCAAGCCGTTCGGACTGGCGGAGCTGCTGGCGCGCATCCGTGCGGTGCTGCGTCGGCGGCGTCCAGCCGGGCCGGAGATCGTCCGGCACGGGCCGCTCACCCTCGACCTGCGCACCCGGCAGGTGTCGGTGGACGGACGTGCGGTGGCGCTGACGCCGAAGGAGTTCGGCATCCTCGAGTGCCTGGCCGCCGATCCGGGCCGGGTGCTGAGCCGGCAGCAGATCCTGGAGCGGGCCTGGGACTCCCACTGGTACGGACCGACGAAGGTGCTGGACGTCCACATCGCGGCGCTGCGCCGCAAACTCGACGTGCCCGGGCTCGTGGAGACGGTCTACGGCCACGGCTTCCGCCTCGGGACCGTCCAGGCATCCCCGGAGCAGCCGTGA
- a CDS encoding 6-phosphofructokinase, whose product MRVGVLTGGGDCPGLNAVIRSVVRKGVQEYGFDFVGLRDGWLGALRGHVVPLDVASVRGILPRGGTVLGSSRTNPFKHDDGPRRIEDTLAAHGIDALVVIGGEDTLGAAGELSRRGLRLVGVPKTIDNDVAGTDYTFGFDTAVGIATEAIDRLHTTAESHMRALVVEVMGRHSGWIALHAGVAGGANVILVPERPFDIEQVCAWVQSRFRFNYAPIVVVAEGAVPKEGQMVLKDRSRDEYGHVRLSGIGEWLALEIARRTGKDARTTVLGYIQRGGSPSAFDRWLATRFGLHAVDAVKDGDFGTMTALRGTQIVRVPLPDAHTGTKVVDDSLYDEFEVFFG is encoded by the coding sequence ATGCGGGTGGGAGTACTGACCGGCGGCGGTGACTGTCCCGGCCTCAACGCCGTGATCCGCAGCGTCGTCCGCAAGGGCGTCCAGGAATACGGTTTCGACTTCGTCGGTCTGCGCGACGGGTGGCTCGGTGCGCTCCGTGGCCATGTCGTGCCCCTCGACGTCGCGAGCGTGCGCGGGATCCTGCCACGGGGAGGCACCGTTCTCGGTTCGTCTCGCACCAATCCGTTCAAGCACGACGACGGACCGCGGCGCATAGAGGACACCCTCGCGGCACACGGGATCGACGCACTCGTCGTGATCGGTGGTGAGGACACGCTGGGGGCGGCCGGTGAGCTGAGCCGCCGGGGTCTGCGCCTCGTCGGCGTGCCGAAGACCATCGACAACGACGTGGCGGGCACCGACTACACCTTCGGATTCGACACCGCCGTCGGCATCGCCACCGAAGCCATCGACCGTCTGCACACCACCGCGGAATCGCACATGCGGGCCCTGGTGGTCGAGGTGATGGGGAGGCATTCGGGGTGGATCGCCCTGCACGCCGGAGTCGCGGGTGGCGCCAACGTGATCCTCGTCCCGGAGCGACCGTTCGACATCGAGCAGGTCTGTGCGTGGGTGCAGAGCCGATTCAGGTTCAACTACGCGCCGATCGTCGTCGTTGCCGAGGGAGCCGTACCCAAAGAGGGGCAGATGGTCCTGAAGGACCGGTCGCGGGACGAGTACGGCCATGTGCGGCTGTCCGGCATCGGCGAGTGGCTGGCCCTGGAGATCGCGCGGCGGACCGGCAAGGACGCCCGCACCACGGTCCTCGGCTACATCCAGCGCGGCGGCTCACCGAGCGCATTCGACCGATGGCTCGCCACGCGCTTCGGCCTGCACGCCGTGGACGCCGTCAAGGACGGCGATTTCGGCACGATGACGGCCCTTCGGGGAACACAGATCGTCCGCGTTCCCCTTCCCGACGCCCATACCGGCACCAAGGTGGTGGACGACTCGCTCTACGACGAGTTCGAGGTGTTCTTCGGCTGA
- a CDS encoding DUF1876 domain-containing protein, producing MTHTSEWKVRFHLFEDDDGTTKAHLVLDTGTAELSGRGSAHCHPRDRNVPEIGDELAAGRALNDLAGQLLRAAERDIEGVGATRPDRRETAAWSL from the coding sequence ATGACGCACACATCGGAATGGAAGGTCCGTTTCCACCTCTTCGAGGACGACGACGGAACGACGAAGGCCCATCTGGTGCTGGACACCGGCACCGCGGAGCTCAGCGGCCGCGGGTCCGCGCACTGCCATCCCCGGGACCGCAACGTCCCGGAGATCGGTGACGAGTTGGCGGCAGGCCGTGCGCTGAACGACCTGGCGGGGCAACTGCTGCGAGCCGCCGAGCGCGATATCGAGGGAGTGGGCGCGACCCGGCCCGACAGGCGCGAGACCGCTGCCTGGTCCCTGTGA